The Planococcus versutus genome contains a region encoding:
- a CDS encoding mannitol-1-phosphate 5-dehydrogenase — MKQTVHFGAGNIGRGFIGALFSESHYHVTFVDVATQVIDKLNEQQSYQVKLAQSKDETITIQNVSGINNMTHEKDVIQAIQQATYLTTAIGPNILPRIAPLIAQGLTERMLATDEKLYIIACENQIAATDILKQHIFEHLDDTTKTALEGKVYFFNSAVDRIVPIQNQNSLDVLVEPYFEWVVETTENIPPVTGMKMVADLAPFIERKLFTVNTGHAVIAYLGYLAGKKTIDETLADEHIVAEVRETLKETGAYLVKEYGLDEKEHLAYIDKNIERFKNAYLDDGVTRVGRAPIRKLGPEDRLIRPATQAQKAGLSYKHLANAVAATLLFDYPEDEEAMEMQAMIREKGLAATLNALSGLDEKSEFTKEVVLRYKALQNKRK; from the coding sequence GTGAAACAAACCGTACATTTTGGAGCAGGAAACATTGGCAGAGGATTTATCGGAGCTTTGTTTTCCGAATCGCATTACCACGTAACGTTTGTGGATGTAGCAACTCAAGTAATCGATAAATTGAACGAACAACAAAGCTATCAAGTAAAATTAGCACAATCCAAGGACGAAACAATAACTATTCAAAACGTGTCAGGAATTAATAATATGACGCACGAAAAAGATGTAATTCAAGCCATTCAGCAAGCGACATATTTAACAACAGCGATCGGTCCAAATATTTTGCCAAGAATTGCACCGCTAATTGCTCAAGGATTAACTGAACGTATGTTAGCAACAGATGAAAAACTTTATATCATCGCTTGCGAAAACCAAATCGCAGCGACCGATATCTTAAAGCAACACATCTTTGAGCATTTGGATGACACAACAAAGACTGCGTTAGAGGGAAAAGTTTATTTCTTTAACTCAGCTGTTGATCGCATCGTGCCAATTCAAAATCAAAACTCATTAGATGTCTTAGTGGAACCATATTTCGAATGGGTTGTGGAAACAACGGAAAACATTCCGCCAGTAACGGGTATGAAAATGGTAGCAGACCTTGCTCCATTTATCGAACGAAAATTATTTACAGTCAATACGGGACACGCCGTTATTGCTTATCTAGGTTATCTTGCTGGTAAAAAGACCATCGATGAAACATTGGCAGATGAACATATTGTGGCAGAAGTAAGAGAAACATTAAAAGAAACGGGTGCTTATTTAGTAAAAGAATACGGACTTGATGAAAAAGAGCATTTGGCCTATATTGACAAAAACATTGAACGTTTTAAGAATGCGTATTTAGACGATGGGGTTACACGAGTAGGGCGAGCTCCTATTCGGAAATTGGGACCTGAAGATCGTCTGATTCGCCCAGCAACACAAGCACAAAAAGCAGGTCTATCTTATAAACACCTCGCCAATGCAGTTGCGGCTACGTTATTATTTGATTATCCAGAAGATGAAGAAGCAATGGAAATGCAAGCCATGATTCGTGAAAAGGGTCTTGCTGCTACACTAAATGCACTTAGTGGACTCGATGAAAAGAGCGAGTTCACAAAAGAAGTGGTTCTCCGTTATAAAGCATTGCAAAATAAACGTAAATAA
- a CDS encoding ankyrin repeat domain-containing protein: protein MDMVWPIVDVNSVNRFSGTALLPSSENGYAKTVQYCLASGVSVNHINRLGWTALHEAVILGDGGYLYTLVIQLLIEAGADKHIKDRQGITPYEYAKQSDQTAVVHLFEDKLVNDLTLEDKLFVLYKEEYYDEALVMTQEALSRDNQKGNLHFWKGFILQEAKNYKSAIIAYRKGLELDTEDIQFYFYIANCYRLMQQPEDALKTFDVAIEENPENSFLLYHKSNYLRELSRHPQAIGVMKQLLDKSPERTDYLFHKANSLRASNKHRDAIQTIDLAIALDGDNDLFTEHRNQSLKLLET, encoded by the coding sequence ATGGACATGGTATGGCCAATTGTAGATGTGAATAGCGTAAACCGTTTTAGTGGAACAGCGCTACTGCCATCCAGCGAAAATGGATATGCAAAAACGGTTCAATACTGCTTAGCATCAGGTGTTTCGGTAAATCACATAAATAGATTGGGATGGACGGCTTTGCACGAAGCTGTGATTTTAGGAGATGGAGGCTATTTATATACACTAGTCATTCAACTGTTGATAGAGGCGGGTGCAGATAAGCATATTAAAGACAGGCAAGGAATAACGCCCTATGAGTATGCTAAACAAAGCGACCAAACAGCAGTTGTTCATCTTTTTGAAGACAAGCTAGTAAATGATTTAACATTAGAAGACAAACTATTCGTCCTCTATAAAGAAGAATACTATGACGAAGCGTTAGTGATGACACAAGAAGCTCTTTCAAGAGACAACCAGAAAGGCAATCTGCATTTCTGGAAAGGATTCATACTGCAAGAAGCAAAAAACTACAAATCAGCAATCATTGCTTACAGAAAAGGGCTAGAGTTGGACACTGAAGACATCCAGTTTTATTTCTATATAGCAAATTGCTACCGTTTAATGCAGCAGCCAGAAGATGCATTAAAAACATTCGACGTAGCAATAGAAGAAAATCCGGAAAATTCTTTTTTGCTATACCATAAATCAAATTATTTACGCGAACTCAGCAGACATCCACAAGCCATTGGTGTGATGAAGCAACTGCTAGACAAGTCACCTGAACGCACTGACTACTTGTTTCACAAAGCAAATAGTTTGCGCGCTAGTAATAAACATAGAGATGCTATTCAAACGATAGACTTGGCAATTGCGTTAGATGGAGACAATGATCTTTTTACAGAACATCGAAATCAGTCGCTGAAATTATTGGAAACCTAG
- the katG gene encoding catalase/peroxidase HPI — protein MENNTHEHNEEKRHTAAGDAQCPVTGGHKDSAITTSNKPGNSQNKDWWPNMLNVNILHQHDKKSNPLGEDFDYKKEFEKLDYDALKQDLHDLMTDSQDWWPADYGHYGGLFIRMSWHDAGTYRTADGRGGGATGNQRFAPLNSWPDNVNLDKARRLLWPIKQKHGNKISWADLLLLAGNVAIESMGLKTFGFGAGREDVWAPEEDVYWGNEKEWLEDNRYSGERDLENPLAAVQMGLIYVNPEGPNGKPDPLGSAVDIRETFARMGMNDEETVALIAGGHTFGKAHGAGDPAEVGDDPEAAVMENQGIGWKSTYGSGKGRDTISSGIEGAWTANPTQWDNGYYEQLFEYEWELTKSPAGAYQWTAKDLSEHQMAPDAEDASIKVKTMMTTADMALRMDPAYEKISRRYYENMDEFADAFTRAWFKLLHRDMGPVARYWGPEVPEEVLVWQDPVPAATHTLTTEELDELKEKIWASELTSQQLVKTAWASASTYRNSDKRGGANGARIRFAPQRDWTVNEPEELADVLAVYENLKAATGNKVSMADLIVLGGNVALEQAVKAAGLYLAVPFTQGRGDALEEQTDAESFDVLEPISDGFRNYQKKEYTTSPEEMLLDKAQLLGLTAPEMTVLVGGMRVLDANYQGIKEGTFANTSGALTNDFFVKLLDMNIDWTPVEFNKYEGKNQVTGEAFGTATRFDLVFGSNSILRAVAEMYAQNDSNEKFARDFIKAWNKVMNADRFDLEN, from the coding sequence ATGGAAAACAATACACATGAGCATAACGAAGAAAAGCGTCATACAGCCGCAGGAGATGCACAATGTCCAGTAACAGGTGGTCATAAAGACAGTGCCATTACGACATCGAACAAACCAGGTAACTCGCAAAACAAAGACTGGTGGCCGAATATGCTGAATGTCAACATTCTCCATCAGCATGATAAGAAATCGAATCCTCTAGGAGAAGACTTTGATTATAAAAAAGAATTTGAAAAGCTAGATTATGATGCATTAAAACAAGATTTACATGACTTGATGACGGATAGCCAAGACTGGTGGCCGGCAGACTATGGCCACTATGGCGGTTTATTTATCCGTATGTCGTGGCACGACGCAGGTACTTATCGAACTGCAGACGGCCGCGGAGGCGGTGCCACCGGAAACCAGCGTTTTGCGCCGCTCAACAGCTGGCCGGATAACGTAAATCTAGACAAAGCACGTCGTTTGTTATGGCCAATCAAGCAAAAACATGGCAATAAAATTTCATGGGCTGACTTACTACTCTTAGCAGGTAACGTAGCGATTGAATCGATGGGTCTGAAAACGTTTGGATTTGGAGCAGGCCGTGAAGACGTTTGGGCACCAGAAGAAGACGTTTATTGGGGTAACGAAAAAGAGTGGTTAGAAGATAATCGGTATTCAGGTGAACGCGATTTGGAAAATCCTCTTGCTGCGGTGCAGATGGGCTTGATTTATGTTAACCCAGAGGGACCAAATGGCAAGCCAGATCCTCTTGGCAGCGCTGTTGACATTCGCGAAACTTTTGCGCGTATGGGAATGAACGATGAAGAAACAGTAGCGTTAATCGCAGGTGGCCATACATTTGGTAAAGCACACGGAGCGGGAGACCCTGCTGAAGTAGGAGATGATCCAGAAGCAGCTGTAATGGAAAACCAAGGAATTGGTTGGAAGAGCACATATGGTTCAGGTAAAGGCCGCGACACGATTTCAAGTGGTATTGAAGGCGCGTGGACGGCTAATCCGACACAATGGGACAATGGCTATTACGAACAATTGTTTGAATACGAATGGGAGTTAACAAAATCTCCTGCTGGTGCGTACCAGTGGACTGCAAAAGATTTGTCAGAACACCAAATGGCGCCTGACGCAGAAGATGCTTCGATTAAAGTAAAAACAATGATGACAACAGCTGACATGGCACTTCGCATGGATCCGGCATATGAGAAAATTTCCCGTCGTTATTACGAGAACATGGATGAGTTTGCTGATGCGTTTACGCGTGCTTGGTTTAAACTTCTTCATCGTGATATGGGACCTGTAGCTCGTTATTGGGGACCAGAAGTTCCAGAAGAAGTATTAGTTTGGCAAGATCCAGTACCAGCGGCCACACATACGTTAACGACTGAAGAGTTGGATGAGCTAAAAGAGAAAATCTGGGCAAGTGAGTTAACTTCGCAACAGCTCGTTAAAACCGCTTGGGCTTCTGCTAGTACGTACCGAAATTCAGATAAACGCGGCGGTGCTAACGGAGCACGTATTCGATTCGCCCCACAACGCGACTGGACAGTCAATGAGCCAGAAGAGTTGGCTGACGTGCTCGCTGTCTATGAAAACCTTAAAGCGGCGACTGGCAATAAAGTAAGCATGGCCGACTTGATTGTACTTGGCGGAAATGTAGCGCTTGAACAAGCTGTCAAAGCTGCTGGATTGTATTTGGCTGTTCCATTTACGCAAGGTCGCGGAGACGCTCTTGAAGAGCAAACGGATGCTGAAAGTTTTGATGTGTTGGAGCCGATTTCCGATGGATTTAGAAACTATCAGAAAAAAGAATACACGACAAGTCCAGAAGAAATGCTTCTTGATAAAGCGCAATTACTTGGCTTGACAGCGCCAGAAATGACTGTGCTGGTTGGTGGCATGCGTGTATTGGATGCAAACTATCAAGGCATAAAAGAAGGGACTTTTGCTAATACTAGCGGCGCGTTAACCAATGATTTCTTCGTTAAGCTATTAGACATGAACATTGATTGGACGCCAGTGGAGTTTAACAAATACGAAGGTAAAAATCAGGTGACTGGTGAAGCTTTTGGTACAGCCACACGTTTTGACTTAGTGTTCGGTTCGAATTCAATTCTGCGTGCAGTTGCTGAAATGTATGCACAAAATGATAGCAACGAAAAATTCGCTCGAGATTTCATCAAAGCATGGAACAAAGTGATGAATGCCGATCGTTTCGATTTAGAAAACTAA
- a CDS encoding PTS mannitol transporter subunit IICBA: MKDSKMKVGVQKFGNFLSSMVLPNIGAFIAWGLITALFIPTGFFPNEELGKLVGPMVTFMLPLLIGYTGGRLIYDQRGAVVGTIATMGVIIGAPDTPMFLGAMIMGPLGAYVIKKFDQLIDGKIRTGFEMLVNNFSAGILGGALAIFAFLGIGPAVSAFTSVLVSGVDWLLEAGLLPLTSILIEPAKILFLNNAINHGVLTPIGLEQVQQAGKSILFLLEANPGPGLGVLLGFMFFGKGIAKQSAPGAAIIHFFGGIHEIYFPYVLMKPMLLLAVVFGGMSGVFTLVLMGGGLVAPASPGSILAIAAVTPPEGMAYLANFTAVFVATAVSFAISAIVLKSSKQTDEDIEEATKKMEQMKGKKSSISREIAPSALTTSSTFPENIRKIVFACDAGMGSSAMGASLLRKKVKEAGLNVSVSNTAISTIPSDSQIVITQEKLTPRAENKIPHAYHISVDNFLSSPEYDQLIDRLQNDKTDEQQPVVENQPVAAQDAEENHLLREENIFIGQRFRSKEEAIRFAGQALVKAGYVETSYVDEMLKREEITTTYMGNNVAIPHGTEDAKKSVIKSGFTVIQVPNGVDFDGESAKMIFGIAGKDGTHLEILSGIAVICADQNNVDRLVKAKSAQEIIAIINGN, translated from the coding sequence ATGAAAGATTCAAAAATGAAGGTCGGGGTACAAAAGTTTGGGAATTTCTTGAGCTCGATGGTTTTACCGAATATTGGAGCTTTTATTGCATGGGGATTAATCACAGCGCTCTTTATTCCTACAGGATTTTTTCCTAACGAAGAACTAGGGAAATTAGTAGGACCAATGGTTACTTTTATGCTACCTCTTCTTATTGGCTATACAGGTGGGCGATTGATTTACGACCAACGGGGTGCAGTAGTCGGAACTATTGCGACAATGGGTGTCATTATTGGAGCTCCGGATACGCCAATGTTTTTAGGTGCCATGATTATGGGACCGCTCGGAGCGTATGTGATCAAGAAGTTTGACCAATTGATTGATGGGAAAATCCGGACCGGCTTTGAAATGTTGGTTAACAACTTCTCAGCAGGTATTCTGGGTGGTGCACTCGCAATTTTTGCATTTCTTGGTATCGGACCCGCTGTAAGCGCCTTTACAAGCGTTCTTGTTTCAGGGGTAGACTGGTTGCTAGAAGCCGGATTGTTGCCATTGACAAGTATTTTAATTGAACCAGCGAAAATTTTGTTCTTGAACAATGCAATCAATCATGGTGTGTTGACGCCAATCGGTTTGGAACAAGTTCAACAAGCTGGAAAATCGATTTTGTTTTTACTTGAAGCAAATCCAGGTCCAGGACTTGGCGTTTTACTTGGCTTTATGTTTTTTGGAAAAGGGATTGCGAAACAATCGGCACCTGGAGCAGCGATCATTCATTTCTTCGGTGGGATTCATGAGATTTATTTCCCTTATGTGCTAATGAAACCAATGCTATTGTTGGCTGTTGTATTTGGCGGAATGAGCGGTGTTTTTACACTAGTATTAATGGGCGGCGGATTAGTTGCACCTGCATCACCAGGAAGTATTTTAGCTATTGCGGCGGTTACACCACCTGAAGGAATGGCTTACCTAGCTAACTTTACTGCAGTCTTTGTAGCAACGGCTGTCTCTTTCGCTATTTCAGCTATTGTTTTGAAATCAAGTAAACAAACAGATGAAGACATCGAAGAAGCAACAAAGAAAATGGAACAAATGAAAGGCAAGAAAAGTTCTATTTCCCGGGAAATAGCGCCATCTGCTTTAACGACTAGCAGTACTTTCCCAGAAAATATTCGAAAAATTGTCTTTGCTTGTGATGCGGGTATGGGGTCGAGTGCAATGGGTGCTTCTTTGTTACGTAAAAAAGTAAAAGAAGCGGGTCTGAATGTATCGGTATCTAATACAGCCATCAGCACCATTCCTTCCGATTCACAGATTGTGATCACACAAGAAAAATTGACACCACGTGCAGAAAACAAAATTCCACATGCATATCATATATCGGTCGATAACTTTTTATCGAGTCCAGAGTACGATCAGCTGATTGACCGTCTTCAAAATGATAAAACCGATGAACAACAGCCAGTAGTAGAAAATCAGCCAGTAGCTGCACAAGACGCAGAAGAAAATCACTTATTGCGTGAAGAAAATATTTTTATCGGACAACGTTTTCGCTCAAAAGAAGAAGCGATTCGATTTGCGGGACAAGCTTTAGTGAAGGCGGGATACGTTGAAACCTCATATGTGGATGAAATGTTAAAGCGTGAAGAAATTACCACAACTTATATGGGCAATAATGTCGCAATTCCTCATGGCACAGAAGATGCAAAAAAATCCGTTATCAAGTCAGGTTTTACTGTCATTCAAGTTCCAAACGGGGTAGACTTTGACGGAGAGAGTGCAAAAATGATTTTCGGTATTGCTGGAAAAGATGGAACGCATTTAGAAATTCTATCAGGCATCGCAGTGATTTGTGCCGATCAAAACAATGTAGACCGCTTAGTGAAAGCAAAATCAGCTCAAGAAATAATCGCCATCATTAACGGCAATTAA
- a CDS encoding GNAT family N-acetyltransferase: MVTEIRTITDLNKKEVLNLKVATQQQGFIESVSQCLLDAERDTRYVPLALYEEDTVIGFSMQGEFDGEIWLDRYLIDERFQGQGLGRYFLRALVDHLNECYPNQPIYLSVFEHNTIAIHLYQKFGFSFTEKFDENGEKIMIYSH, encoded by the coding sequence ATGGTTACCGAAATTCGAACGATTACAGATTTGAATAAAAAAGAAGTATTAAATTTAAAAGTGGCGACGCAACAACAAGGATTTATCGAATCCGTTAGTCAATGTTTGCTAGATGCAGAAAGAGATACACGTTATGTGCCTTTGGCATTATATGAAGAAGATACAGTTATTGGTTTCTCGATGCAAGGAGAATTCGATGGAGAAATTTGGCTTGATCGTTATTTAATCGATGAGCGTTTTCAAGGACAAGGACTCGGACGTTACTTCCTTCGTGCGCTTGTCGATCATTTAAACGAATGCTATCCTAATCAGCCTATATATTTAAGTGTCTTTGAGCATAATACAATAGCCATCCATCTATATCAGAAATTCGGTTTTTCTTTTACAGAAAAATTCGATGAAAACGGCGAAAAAATTATGATTTATTCACATTAA
- a CDS encoding diguanylate cyclase yields MLTLVSDVFVNLCVLISLIFVYLQFRRKIKLTEKPYTASVLIDGLLGGLLGVLLMYFSIQVSTETIVDLRFVPVVLLILFLGTPQGIISALVIIMGRFTFGITVSAIAAATLMLILIIGFILISEFFKRFDTDANSYKKGFVMILFSNVVFSIIISSIIQDVEILTILIPLYWIISIIGGITAIFFVEYILKTQYLLMKYEEESTTDFLTGLNNVRQFDTVWNTLISEAAEKNERLSLLVIDIDHFKHVNDTYGHPVGDKILIELGAVLKSASRSFDIVSRNGGEEFSVILPDCQQEQAVKIAERIRKSVEIHPFKISATETITITISIGAATYPETVADTSQIVGIADECLYKAKRTGRNRVCASY; encoded by the coding sequence TTGTTAACTTTGGTTAGTGATGTATTTGTAAATTTATGTGTATTAATTTCGTTGATTTTTGTTTATTTGCAATTTCGGCGAAAAATTAAGTTAACTGAAAAGCCCTACACAGCTTCTGTACTAATTGATGGGTTATTAGGAGGACTTTTAGGGGTTTTACTAATGTACTTCTCTATACAAGTAAGTACAGAAACAATTGTTGATTTGCGCTTTGTTCCGGTCGTATTGCTCATCCTTTTTCTGGGAACTCCACAAGGTATTATTAGCGCCTTAGTTATTATTATGGGGCGATTTACATTTGGCATAACGGTATCGGCTATAGCGGCAGCTACGTTAATGCTTATTTTGATCATCGGATTTATCCTTATTTCTGAATTTTTCAAACGATTTGATACAGATGCGAATTCATACAAAAAAGGCTTTGTGATGATTTTATTTTCAAACGTAGTATTCAGCATAATCATTAGCTCAATTATTCAAGATGTAGAAATCTTGACAATATTAATACCGTTGTATTGGATAATTTCCATCATTGGTGGAATTACTGCTATTTTCTTTGTTGAATATATACTTAAAACGCAATACCTCTTAATGAAATATGAAGAAGAATCCACTACAGACTTTCTTACAGGTTTAAATAACGTTCGCCAGTTTGATACCGTTTGGAACACGTTAATTAGTGAGGCTGCTGAAAAAAACGAAAGACTGTCATTGCTAGTTATTGATATTGATCATTTCAAACATGTCAACGATACATATGGCCATCCTGTTGGTGATAAGATTTTAATCGAGCTTGGTGCGGTGTTGAAAAGTGCAAGTCGTTCTTTTGATATCGTTTCAAGAAATGGAGGAGAGGAATTTTCTGTAATTTTGCCGGATTGCCAACAAGAACAGGCTGTGAAAATAGCGGAACGAATTAGAAAATCCGTAGAAATTCATCCGTTTAAGATATCTGCTACAGAGACGATCACTATCACCATCTCGATTGGAGCAGCAACTTATCCTGAAACAGTAGCCGACACTTCTCAAATCGTTGGCATTGCTGATGAATGTTTGTACAAGGCAAAACGAACAGGCAGAAACAGAGTTTGTGCTAGTTATTAA
- a CDS encoding MerR family transcriptional regulator — MAEKYLTTGDFSKLCKVNKQTIIYYDQVGLLRPTYRNHKGYRFYSFRQLELFNVIYLLKELGMSLEEIKSYMEQKSPELFHSLMIKQKEKIQMKKRILDKLEMMMDVKINLLEDARKIDFQQISFQSLPETFLYLSLNIKDITDDDFAKVVTEFISELNEQNLDTGFQIGGMTLREQVLTGEYTNYSYLYMKQPKQKKGQSYFKTTTGMHAIGYHVGTEDTIDFTYERLFSEIHSNEYKIGDYIMEEYIYDGLVKKSEDDYITKILVHVKH; from the coding sequence ATGGCTGAAAAGTATTTGACAACAGGAGATTTTTCGAAATTATGCAAAGTTAACAAGCAAACAATTATTTATTATGATCAAGTCGGCTTACTGAGACCGACTTATCGTAATCACAAAGGATACCGCTTTTATTCGTTTCGACAATTGGAATTATTCAATGTCATTTACCTATTAAAAGAACTTGGAATGTCTTTAGAAGAAATCAAAAGCTACATGGAACAAAAGTCACCGGAACTATTTCACTCGTTAATGATCAAACAAAAAGAAAAAATTCAGATGAAAAAAAGAATACTGGATAAGTTAGAAATGATGATGGATGTAAAAATCAACTTGTTAGAAGATGCGAGAAAAATCGATTTTCAACAAATTAGCTTTCAATCTTTGCCAGAGACTTTTTTGTATTTAAGTTTGAACATAAAAGACATAACTGATGACGACTTTGCAAAGGTCGTCACAGAATTCATTAGTGAATTAAATGAACAAAATTTAGACACAGGCTTCCAAATCGGTGGAATGACTTTGCGTGAACAAGTACTAACAGGCGAATATACGAATTATAGTTATCTTTACATGAAACAGCCAAAGCAGAAGAAAGGTCAATCATATTTCAAAACAACGACAGGAATGCATGCAATTGGCTATCATGTAGGAACAGAAGATACGATCGATTTTACATATGAAAGGTTATTTTCAGAAATTCACAGCAATGAGTACAAAATTGGTGATTACATAATGGAAGAATATATTTACGACGGATTAGTAAAAAAGAGTGAAGATGATTATATAACAAAGATTCTTGTTCATGTAAAACACTAA
- a CDS encoding BglG family transcription antiterminator, which yields MFITFREKSIIELIVRTSRKHTVHSLSSYLDVSARTIQRDLKSIEKTLREFDLTIERTAEEGLLIAGPNDQIYRLIQALITVNPADETSEERKLKLLVKLLHEGPFFKRQVLASQLGISPATLTAHLDDLSNWLKKFTVELSRTRGVGIEVDGTEANKRYALGSYILAHFYEEVIESLYFLQQGKSQKEQILGYFTPRYLKIVDQLIDQKVNQEQTRLADSDYIGMVVYSCLALQRTEAGFLLTESDKTESDSEYILMINICQEFTDQLGIQLTAADVRFLSVILRGSKVQAADGAYYDSVVLGRKIKNLIRDVSSQLHVSLIDDFSLYQGLLAHMGPLVFRLTQNLESFNPLTDEIRRKYPVLFMAIKKGLENEFNEFEFSADETAFIVLHFGSALLMNEEKVQIEAVVICPTGIGTSKMLASRIKKELPEINSVEVLSINDFQTAHFQDYDLVISTIRLPVTEVDYIMVSPLLNEQDIGYIESYLQNNVEKIIGKKRYLNHDKSSDVGKIKNSSTIQVVLEEIKQVHQSMDSILNNFMLIHKLSALDHWEVLRQVVEMAEKNKLLSDTNAVVQELKQREEKGGLGIPNTTMALFHCRNDSIQELVFQVIHLDHPLVVKGMDGKDMEMKNLLLMLAPLVLTDRAQEILSLISTSLVESEHSMMIFTSSNEKAIRQRLEEIFMSYLQNKLIKD from the coding sequence ATGTTTATCACGTTCAGAGAGAAATCTATTATTGAATTGATTGTTCGAACTTCTAGAAAACATACAGTTCATTCTTTGTCTTCGTATTTAGATGTCAGTGCGCGAACAATTCAACGAGACTTAAAGTCGATAGAGAAGACCTTACGGGAATTTGATTTAACTATTGAGCGGACAGCTGAAGAAGGGCTTTTAATCGCGGGACCGAATGACCAAATTTACCGATTAATACAAGCTTTGATAACGGTCAATCCAGCAGATGAAACATCTGAAGAAAGAAAGTTGAAGTTGCTCGTTAAGCTCTTACACGAAGGACCATTTTTTAAACGGCAAGTATTGGCTAGTCAATTGGGCATCAGCCCGGCAACTTTAACAGCTCACTTAGATGATTTATCCAACTGGCTAAAGAAGTTTACTGTTGAACTATCGCGAACACGAGGTGTAGGAATTGAAGTGGATGGGACAGAAGCTAACAAGCGATATGCACTGGGTAGTTACATCTTGGCTCATTTCTATGAAGAAGTAATTGAAAGTTTGTATTTTCTTCAGCAAGGTAAAAGCCAAAAAGAACAGATTCTTGGTTATTTTACACCGCGGTATTTAAAAATTGTCGATCAACTAATAGACCAAAAGGTTAATCAAGAACAAACAAGGTTAGCCGATAGCGATTATATTGGGATGGTTGTCTACAGTTGTCTGGCACTTCAACGGACAGAAGCTGGGTTTTTGTTGACGGAAAGCGACAAAACAGAAAGTGACAGTGAGTACATTTTAATGATAAACATTTGTCAAGAGTTCACGGATCAATTGGGTATTCAACTGACTGCGGCAGATGTTCGGTTTTTATCCGTTATTTTAAGAGGGTCAAAAGTGCAAGCTGCTGATGGAGCTTATTATGACAGCGTCGTGTTGGGGCGGAAAATCAAGAACTTAATCCGTGACGTATCGTCACAGCTGCACGTCAGTTTAATAGACGATTTTTCGCTGTATCAAGGGTTGCTTGCACATATGGGACCTTTAGTTTTTCGCTTAACTCAAAACCTAGAGTCTTTTAATCCACTAACTGATGAAATTAGACGGAAGTATCCTGTCTTATTTATGGCGATCAAAAAAGGACTGGAAAATGAGTTTAATGAATTTGAATTTTCCGCAGACGAAACGGCTTTTATTGTGCTGCATTTTGGATCCGCGTTGTTGATGAATGAAGAAAAAGTCCAAATCGAGGCCGTCGTTATTTGTCCAACGGGTATTGGAACTTCTAAAATGCTAGCAAGTCGCATTAAAAAAGAGCTTCCTGAAATCAACTCAGTAGAAGTTTTATCTATTAATGATTTTCAAACGGCTCATTTTCAAGATTATGACTTGGTTATCTCCACCATTCGTTTACCTGTAACGGAAGTGGATTATATTATGGTCAGTCCTTTATTAAACGAACAAGACATTGGTTATATCGAAAGTTATTTACAAAATAACGTTGAAAAAATTATTGGCAAAAAGCGATACTTGAATCACGACAAGTCGAGCGATGTGGGAAAGATAAAAAACTCATCGACTATTCAAGTTGTTTTGGAGGAGATAAAACAAGTGCATCAAAGCATGGATTCAATTTTGAATAATTTTATGCTTATTCATAAACTGAGTGCTCTAGATCATTGGGAAGTTTTGCGACAGGTCGTGGAAATGGCTGAAAAGAATAAGCTTCTTTCAGATACGAACGCGGTTGTGCAAGAACTTAAACAACGCGAAGAAAAAGGTGGTCTTGGAATTCCCAATACCACGATGGCTCTTTTTCATTGCCGCAATGATTCAATCCAAGAGTTAGTGTTTCAAGTGATTCATCTTGACCATCCATTAGTCGTTAAAGGTATGGATGGCAAAGATATGGAAATGAAAAATCTATTGCTTATGTTAGCTCCTTTGGTATTAACAGATCGAGCGCAGGAAATACTAAGTTTGATTAGTACAAGCTTGGTCGAAAGTGAACACTCAATGATGATTTTCACTTCATCAAACGAAAAAGCAATTCGTCAAAGACTAGAAGAGATTTTCATGAGTTATCTACAAAATAAATTGATAAAGGACTGA